In Eulemur rufifrons isolate Redbay unplaced genomic scaffold, OSU_ERuf_1 scaffold_618, whole genome shotgun sequence, the genomic stretch TGGTGTCCAGTGTTTGGGGCCTGTTTTCCTGCTTGGCCTCTGTGAGAACGTGCTTTTGGGTGTTCACAGGAGGTCTCGGCTCCTTGGCTTTGAATTTGACTTTGCAGTTTTGCACTCTCTGTTTCTGCAAAAGCCGCAAGGTGGCGAGATAGCGCACGTTGCTGGGGTTGGGAGGGAATGCCAGGTTTTTCTCGGGCAGGAGGGAACAGGGCAGGCAGCACCGCTGGGGATCGGCCGACAGGCACGTCCGCTGGGCCAcgggggaagggaagggcagcGTGCCATTGTCCTTAAGGTGCTTGGCCAGCTCAACAGGTCTCTTTTCACCTTTTCGGTCAACCGTTTTCAATCTATATGCACAAGCCACACACTCATCCTTTTCCACACTCTCTCCTGACTGCACCTTCTCTTCTGACTGCAAGAAAAAGTTCTTACTCTTCTTACCCAGAACATCCAAGCCACTGGGGAGTGAAGGTTTCAAGGGGGGCAGAACTAAGAGGGCCTTGGGGGTCAGGGCATGTGAGATGGAGAGCCCTCTGTCAGCGCCGCCCCCGGGACTGCTGGGGGCCTTGCCCCTAATGGCCTCAGGGACGGCCCAGTCTCGTGTGCACAAAATAAACTCCTTGATTTGCacactttttctctctccaggAATGTAGGTGGGAAAGCAGATTTTACTAATCTCCCTGGAAGCAGTGCTAGAGACCTGGGGGGACTCCTGGGTCTGGGAGAGGCTGTTCCGATCCTTCCCCAGGCCGGCCTCTGTGTCAGCCCCTGCCTCTAATGTCCCAGCCTCTGTAGGAGGCCTGGCCTCGAGGCTCCCTTGGGAGAGATTCACACAGACTAAGCAGCCACTGCTGGCACTTTCTCCTACCCTCGCCTTTTTTAGTTTCTTCCTTGGCCAGATGCAGGCAGTTGAAGAAGTCCTTCCCCAGCCTTGGACCTGCAAATAAAGAACATGTTACTTTCTAGCCAAGGTGCCCAA encodes the following:
- the LOC138380640 gene encoding uncharacterized protein C16orf46-like; protein product: MDLCQKNETDIENSKNNEIQSTEETELTCTCPDERSEKNHVCCLLNISDITLEQDEKATEFSIGTGWEEAVQGWGRTSSTACIWPRKKLKKARVGESASSGCLVCVNLSQGSLEARPPTEAGTLEAGADTEAGLGKDRNSLSQTQESPQVSSTASREISKICFPTYIPGERKSVQIKEFILCTRDWAVPEAIRGKAPSSPGGGADRGLSISHALTPKALLVLPPLKPSLPSGLDVLGKKSKNFFLQSEEKVQSGESVEKDECVACAYRLKTVDRKGEKRPVELAKHLKDNGTLPFPSPVAQRTCLSADPQRCCLPCSLLPEKNLAFPPNPSNVRYLATLRLLQKQRVQNCKVKFKAKEPRPPVNTQKHVLTEAKQENRPQTLDTKVFPSPRALLPSLTVSRVVIPVATHRVL